Proteins from a single region of Caloramator sp. E03:
- a CDS encoding NUDIX hydrolase encodes MNFKEITISQKYIHKGKIINLRVDEVELPSGRKSSREIVEHNGGVGIVAINEKKEIILVKQFRKPFEEVLIEIPAGKLEKGEEPIKCAVRELEEETGKKALSLKLMNILYTSPGFSNEKLYIYLCTEMEDGKVNPDEDENLEIMYVKYEDALNMIYNGEIKDAKTISGILAAKKFI; translated from the coding sequence ATGAATTTTAAAGAAATAACAATTTCACAAAAATATATTCATAAAGGAAAAATAATAAACCTTAGGGTTGATGAGGTAGAACTTCCAAGTGGTAGAAAATCATCGAGGGAGATAGTTGAACACAATGGTGGAGTTGGAATCGTTGCGATAAATGAAAAAAAAGAAATAATACTTGTAAAGCAATTTAGAAAACCCTTTGAAGAAGTTTTAATTGAAATACCAGCGGGAAAATTAGAAAAAGGTGAAGAACCTATAAAATGTGCAGTTAGGGAACTTGAAGAAGAGACAGGAAAGAAAGCGTTAAGCCTTAAGCTAATGAATATTTTATATACCTCTCCTGGATTCTCCAATGAAAAGCTTTATATATATCTATGTACTGAAATGGAGGATGGAAAGGTTAATCCTGATGAAGATGAGAATCTTGAAATAATGTATGTTAAATATGAAGATGCTCTTAATATGATTTATAATGGTGAAATTAAAGATGCAAAAACTATTTCTGGTATTTTAGCAGCAAAAAAATTTATATAA
- the spo0A gene encoding sporulation transcription factor Spo0A: MENKRIKIVIADDNKEFASILSDYLKAQNDFEVVGIAKDGIETVKLVSTYEPDVLVLDIIMPHLDGLGVLEKINSMTNISMPKIIVLSAVGQDKITQRAINLGAEYYVVKPFDMEIFSNRIRQMFSSGMVTSEIRRSSFVSTQSTNLSNPNNLEAEITNIIHEIGVPAHIKGYLYLREAIQMVVNDVELLSAVTKELYPSIAKKYNTTASRVERAIRHAIEVAWSRGQVDTINKLFGYTIHNDKGKPTNSEFIAMVADKLRLKAKLG, from the coding sequence ATGGAGAATAAAAGGATAAAAATAGTTATTGCTGATGACAATAAAGAATTTGCAAGTATTTTAAGTGACTATTTGAAAGCACAAAATGACTTTGAAGTTGTTGGAATAGCAAAGGATGGTATTGAAACAGTAAAACTTGTATCAACTTATGAGCCAGATGTGCTTGTACTTGATATTATAATGCCGCATCTTGACGGATTAGGAGTTCTTGAAAAGATTAATTCAATGACAAATATATCAATGCCAAAGATAATTGTATTATCTGCTGTTGGGCAGGATAAAATAACACAAAGAGCTATAAATCTTGGTGCTGAATATTATGTTGTTAAACCTTTTGATATGGAGATATTTAGCAATAGAATAAGGCAGATGTTTTCAAGTGGTATGGTAACAAGTGAAATAAGAAGGAGTTCATTTGTTTCAACACAATCTACAAATTTATCAAATCCAAACAATTTAGAAGCTGAAATTACTAATATTATTCATGAAATAGGAGTTCCTGCACATATTAAAGGCTACCTTTATTTAAGGGAAGCAATTCAAATGGTTGTTAACGATGTTGAACTTTTAAGTGCGGTTACGAAGGAATTGTATCCTTCAATTGCAAAAAAATACAACACAACTGCAAGTAGGGTTGAGAGGGCAATAAGACATGCTATTGAAGTTGCTTGGTCCCGTGGACAAGTAGATACTATAAATAAACTTTTTGGATATACTATACATAATGATAAAGGGAAACCAACAAATAGCGAATTTATTGCAATGGTTGCTGATAAATTGAGATTAAAAGCAAAGCTTGGATAA
- the spoIVB gene encoding SpoIVB peptidase: MICLKSKYFKIATGFSIIIAIALFAATINVMSMPGNIKISGSKSEQINFKNNSLKNNFIYKVESNNNEKGLTNKNNSLNISIKLFGIIPVKKMTLSFVPEFKVIPGGQPIGVKINIDGILVVGFADVETGKGWKQSPALAAGINIGDRIVEINGTKVDNCNELSNMINSNKDSILKIKLSNNDGFRTVEVKPLETKNKDEYKIGLWVRDSTAGIGTLTFYYDKTNIFGALGHPISDVDTGIIIPINSGKIYTAKIMAIEQGVRGKPGELKGTFSIEDEIGSIEKNTPSGIYGKFTGKVDKPLYSKPIPIAMQNEIKEGPAKILTSINGNEVKEYDIYIEKLTQQTKPNSKSMIIRITDNELLSKTGGIVQGMSGSPIIQDGKLVGAITHVFVNKPDMGYGIYIEWMLKEAGIDF; the protein is encoded by the coding sequence GTGATATGCTTGAAAAGTAAATATTTTAAAATTGCAACAGGGTTTAGTATAATAATAGCGATTGCTTTGTTTGCTGCAACGATTAATGTTATGTCTATGCCAGGAAATATTAAAATTTCAGGCAGTAAAAGTGAACAAATAAATTTTAAAAATAACAGTTTAAAAAATAATTTTATATATAAAGTTGAATCTAATAATAATGAAAAGGGTTTAACGAATAAAAATAATAGCTTAAATATTAGCATAAAGCTTTTTGGTATAATTCCAGTAAAGAAGATGACATTAAGTTTTGTGCCAGAGTTTAAGGTAATTCCAGGAGGACAGCCTATTGGAGTTAAAATAAATATAGATGGTATATTAGTTGTTGGTTTTGCAGATGTTGAAACAGGAAAGGGATGGAAACAAAGCCCTGCATTAGCAGCAGGAATTAATATTGGAGATAGAATAGTTGAGATAAATGGAACTAAAGTAGATAATTGTAACGAACTGTCAAATATGATTAATAGTAATAAAGATTCTATTTTAAAGATAAAATTATCTAATAATGATGGATTTAGGACGGTAGAAGTAAAACCCTTAGAAACAAAAAATAAGGATGAATATAAAATAGGATTATGGGTAAGAGATTCAACAGCAGGAATTGGAACGTTAACCTTTTATTATGATAAGACAAATATATTTGGAGCTCTTGGACATCCAATAAGCGATGTAGACACAGGGATTATTATTCCAATTAACAGTGGTAAAATATATACAGCAAAAATAATGGCTATTGAACAAGGAGTTAGGGGAAAACCAGGGGAACTTAAAGGAACTTTTTCAATAGAAGATGAAATTGGAAGTATAGAAAAGAATACGCCTTCAGGAATATATGGAAAATTTACAGGAAAAGTAGATAAACCCCTTTATAGTAAGCCTATACCAATAGCAATGCAGAATGAAATAAAAGAGGGTCCAGCAAAGATATTAACTTCTATAAATGGAAATGAAGTTAAAGAATATGATATTTATATAGAAAAGCTAACACAACAAACAAAACCAAATTCTAAAAGTATGATAATTCGAATTACAGATAATGAGCTTTTAAGTAAAACTGGTGGAATAGTACAAGGAATGAGTGGAAGCCCTATAATACAAGATGGGAAGCTTGTTGGTGCTATAACTCATGTATTTGTAAATAAACCTGATATGGGATATGGTATATATATAGAATGGATGCTTAAAGAGGCAGGTATTGATTTTTAA
- the recN gene encoding DNA repair protein RecN: MLLKLHIKNFALIDSLDISFSEGLNILTGETGAGKSILIDSVNFVLGEKQNKDIIRGDEESAYVEAVFENTNEVKDILDNNGIEVDDVLIISREINKSGRTISRINNRTVTLGLLKQISNLLIDIHGQHEHQSLLNENSYLDLLDSFCSNNFKSIKQEFKEVYIKVKEIEREIEKLKKDEEYKIKRMDLLKYQIQEITEANLKFGEDDELLKTRNILYNAEKIYSSLSLIYDELYGGENRECAFDKIGTSIVHIESIEKFDDKLKNIKNTIEDVYYKLEDVIDEIRLYKDSIEFDQNELEEIQLRLDLINKLKRKYGNSIEEILDYLSKIKEEYLNIERSEEILDIYLKNLQEYKDKLYELSKKMTLERKKTASELEKLIENELKYLGMEKAVFKINVEESEKITENGNDDVCFVMTANPGEPLKPLNKVASGGEISRIMLAIKTVIAEVDRIPTLIFDEIDTGISGRTAQCVAEKMCLISGARQVLCVTHLPQIASMADTHFKIEKIVNNNKTYTRVYELDSNNKIEELARMLSGAAVTEITRSHSKEMLELAEKTKCEIRKAKVLL, from the coding sequence TTCAGTTAATTTCGTACTTGGTGAGAAGCAAAATAAGGATATAATAAGGGGCGATGAAGAATCTGCTTATGTTGAAGCCGTGTTTGAAAACACCAATGAGGTAAAGGATATTTTAGATAACAATGGAATTGAAGTTGACGATGTTTTAATTATATCAAGAGAAATAAATAAAAGTGGAAGAACTATTTCAAGGATAAATAACAGAACAGTTACTTTAGGGCTTTTAAAACAGATAAGCAATTTACTTATAGATATTCATGGACAGCATGAACATCAATCTCTTTTAAATGAGAATAGCTATTTGGATTTACTTGATTCATTTTGTAGCAATAACTTTAAGAGTATAAAGCAGGAATTTAAAGAGGTATATATTAAAGTTAAGGAAATAGAAAGAGAAATAGAAAAGCTAAAAAAAGATGAAGAGTATAAGATAAAAAGGATGGATCTTTTAAAATATCAAATACAAGAGATAACTGAAGCTAATTTAAAATTTGGGGAAGATGATGAACTTTTAAAAACAAGAAATATATTATATAATGCTGAGAAGATTTATTCTTCTCTATCATTAATTTATGATGAACTTTATGGAGGAGAAAATAGAGAATGTGCTTTTGATAAAATAGGTACAAGCATTGTTCACATAGAATCAATAGAAAAATTTGATGATAAACTAAAAAATATAAAAAATACAATTGAAGATGTTTATTATAAACTTGAGGATGTAATAGATGAAATAAGATTATATAAAGATTCTATTGAATTTGATCAAAATGAACTTGAAGAGATTCAGTTAAGACTTGATTTAATAAATAAGTTAAAACGCAAATATGGAAATTCTATTGAAGAAATTTTAGATTATCTGTCAAAGATAAAAGAAGAATATTTAAATATAGAAAGAAGCGAAGAAATATTAGATATATATTTGAAAAATCTTCAAGAATATAAAGACAAGCTTTATGAACTTTCAAAGAAAATGACATTGGAAAGAAAGAAAACTGCATCAGAACTTGAAAAATTGATTGAAAATGAACTTAAATATCTTGGTATGGAAAAAGCAGTTTTTAAAATAAATGTGGAAGAAAGTGAAAAAATAACAGAGAATGGTAATGATGACGTTTGCTTTGTTATGACAGCAAATCCTGGAGAACCTTTAAAGCCTTTAAATAAGGTTGCTTCTGGAGGAGAAATTTCAAGAATAATGCTAGCAATAAAAACGGTTATAGCAGAGGTTGATAGGATACCAACCTTAATATTTGATGAAATTGACACTGGTATAAGTGGAAGAACAGCTCAATGTGTAGCTGAAAAGATGTGCCTAATATCAGGAGCTCGTCAAGTACTTTGTGTTACTCATCTTCCACAGATTGCTTCTATGGCTGATACACATTTTAAAATAGAAAAAATTGTTAATAATAACAAAACTTATACAAGAGTGTATGAACTTGATAGTAACAACAAAATTGAAGAACTTGCAAGAATGCTTTCAGGTGCAGCAGTAACAGAAATCACTCGTAGTCATTCTAAAGAGATGCTTGAACTTGCAGAAAAAACTAAATGTGAAATAAGAAAAGCTAAGGTTTTACTTTAG